GGTCTCAGGCACAAGGCCGCAGCCGTTTAGGGACATGGCTCTGTGAGAGCCAGAGAACCTGGCCCCTGCCCTGCTgccacctccttcctcctcccttatTCCAGCCCCACCAGCATCTCTAGCCACGCACTCCCTGACTTGGCTTTATTCTTTCCCTTAGTACCTCTGGCTCCCCCCTTGGAGACAGTCGTCATGACCGACTGCCTGCTGTCAGAGTCGGACTTGAAGCATCTCTCTTGGTGCCCAAGCATCCGTCAGCTAAAGGAGCTGGACCTGAGGGGCATCACACTGACCCATTTCAGCCCTGAACCCCTCGCCGTTCTGCTAGAGCAAGTTGAGGCCACCCTGCAGACCCTGGACTTAGAGGACTGTGGGATCACGGACTCCCAACTCAGCATCATCCTGCCTGCCCTGAGCCGCTGCTCCCAGCTCAGCACCTTGAGCTTCTGTGGGAACCTCATCTCCGTGGCCGCCCTGGAGAACCTGTTGCGCCACACCGTCGGGCTGAGCAAGCTGAGCCTGGAGCTGTGCCTGCCCCTCTGGAGAGTTATGATGCCCAGGGTGCTCTCTCCTGGGGGAGATTTGCTCAACTTGGGGCTGAGCTGATGAAGACACTGAGGGACTTAAGGCAGCCCAAGATTATTGCGTTCAGCACTGTCCCCTGCCCTCGCTGTGGCATCCGGGCCTCCTATGACCCGGAGCCCAGTTATTGCCTCTGCTGAATGCCTGTCCATCAGGGTGGATGTATTTAGAGCTTTCTTCTCGTCATTTGGGAGCTGAATCCTAGGCCACGAGTGcatgagctcactgcaacttccacctcgcaggttcaagggattctcctgcctcactctcccgagtagctggaattacagacatgtgccaccatgcctggctaattttttgtattttaaggaaagaaggggtttcttcatgttggtcaggctggtctcgaactcccgacctcaggggatccacctgcctcggtctcccaaagtgctgagattacaggcatgagccgccacgcctggctcagaatagtaaaattttaaaaataccataaaatatgATCCTTGCAACACTAAATTACACCATATGATCTGATCTACCAGCAGATGGCACCCGAGACTGACGGACTGGAAATTTTGATCTTATAATCATTAGGAATGAATCAAGTCCTGAACTGCCCACCATGCCCCCTGCTGGCTCCTGGGGCTTTGCTGTTTGGAAGAATCATGATGAAATTTGCGGTGACTTGAAGAAGCTGAGCCCCATTGCATGCCTTGGGTTCCTGTTGCCTCCCTGTTGTCAGGAATAGGAGGTGAGATTGAAATGTGGAAAATGCTGGGACTTCTGCTGAGAAGAGATAAAAGATCAAGATGTATTGatcttactgtatgccaggcccCATGCCAAGCCCTAAACATGAACCATCTTATTGGATTCTACCAGGGTCCCATAAGCTGTTGGACAACACCATCCTCATTTTATAGGGAACCTGAGGCTCTTGGCTAAGATCCCTGACAGCAACACCAGCCCCTGAATCCTCAGCAGGATCCTTCACTTGGGTGCCCATTATGCAGGCTTCCTCAGCACAGGGAGATCACTCATCACCCACAGGCACTTGATCGTTCTCCACCGTTTGATGATGTGAGATTCCAAAACACGCTGCTCTAGTCTCTTCCTGATTGCGGAGGGCGAGGCAGGGTGGGGGAGCATTATGAGAAAATCTCTCCTCGATCTAACCTAGTTCCCCAAGAAgatgtaactttttaaatgtcagatggaaatatttaaaaagtgttacATGCCTGTATAGTTTTAGTATTTTACTTGAAGGGAATGTGGCTGTCTTTACTGGCTACAACCAGTTCAATTCAAGAAGGGCTGCTATTCATCAGGGGAACAAGCAAGGGTTGGTGCCGCCCAGAGGCTCCAGCTAATACACAATATGGACATTCCCTTCCAGGTCAGCAGGAATAGAGTAGCTCCTTGTGCAGTGAAGCTGACGTCCACCATCTAAGGCTTCTGGAACCATGTGGAGACTCACAAGGAGTGGCCAAGGTCTCAGCATCTGGTGAGCAGTGAAAGACTCTGAGAAGAGGGTGCTGTCCATGTGGATTGGCTCACTGTTCTTGCCCACTAATGTTCCAGACCCTGGGTGTCCACCTAGTGTGTATCAACCTACTGAACAGCCACAGAAACTAACAAGGAGGTAACAGATGTCTAAAGAGAAGTGAAGAACTGGAgaaggccgagtgtggtggccaACActtataatccctgcactttgggaggcccacgcaggagaatcacttgagctcaggagttccagatcatcctgggcaacaaagcgagaacTTGTCTCAACTAAAAGAAGCATCCAGGCCTGGTGgttcacatgcctgtagtcctagctactcaggaggctgaggtgggaggatagcttgaatccaggagattgaggctgcagtgagctatgattgtgccactgcactctagcctgtgtgacagagcgacacctttaaaaaacaaacaaagaagagctggacgcagtggctcacacacacctggaatcccagcactttgggaggtcgagttgggtggatgacctgaggtcaggagtttgagaccagcctgaccaacatagtgatgaaactctgtctctactgaaaatacaaaaatgagctgggcatagtggcacatgcctgtaattccagctacttgggaggctgaggcaggagaatctcttaaaccctggagatggaggttgcagtgagccgagatgttgccattgcactccacattacagcctaggcaacaagagtgaaactctgtctcaaaaataagaaagggaggaaattgattaaaataaccaaatttcatGTAAATGCCTTGATTTTCTTGGGTTGCATCTTATTGATTGGACAACCTAGTCCCCCccctttattttttcatcaataaCTGAAGATTCCTGAGGCTTAAACTGGAAAGCAGGTTACTTGACAATAGAGGGCACCAGACAGTTTCCACTTAGTTTCCCTTTATTTCTGACTGTTTCTTTACAACCATCCATGGAAGGGGAACTCCCTCATGTATTCTCAAGCCTGAATTGCACTCTAGACATTCATGTTCCCATTTTTGACTCTACAGGACACAGGTCCCCAAAGTCCCATTGAATCCATGTCAACATTTCCCCCAAGTCCGGCCCCTGCTTGATCACTTTTCCTTTCCCACTTTCAGAGCTGGTGTCTGAAACGGTGGTTTCTGTGCTCCCTTTAGGATGTACCCAAGACCTAGGTTTTAGTTTCCAAGTGTCCAGAAGAAAGCATTTGATATATCCACCCAAACTGGCAGGTATTCAACAGCAGCATTGATCTATGTCCAGGCCATAAAATGTCCTGTTGCCACAGTCAGCGCAGTAGTCAGTACAGAACAAGATCCTCTTGGGGTGCCTTAAATCCCTCACTCTCCCCATCAGCTCAGCCCTCAGTTGGTCAAATCTGCTCCGGCAGAGAGTACCATCAGCATCAAAACTGTCCCGCGGGGCAGGATACAGCTCCAGGCATAAGTTGTTGAGTCTGATTGTGTGGCACAGAAGGTTCTCCAGGGTGGCCATGGAGATGGGATTTCCACAGAAGCTGAAGGTGGTGAGCTCAAAGCAGCGGCTCAGGGCAGGCAGGATGGTGCTGACTTGGGAGTCTACGATGCCACAGTCATCTAAGTCCAGGTACTCAAGGGTGCCTGCAACTTTTTCTAGCAGAACTTGAAGAGGCACAAGACAGAAATTGGCTAGTCTGATGCCCTTCAGGTCCAGGGTCTTCAGTTGACTGACACTCGGGCACTGGGACAGATGCCTCAAGTCTGATTCCAAAAGCACACAGTTAGTTATTGCGAGAATCTTTAATGGGGTCTTCAGACAGCTGGGGAGACAGAACAAGAAGTTAGTTCTGGGGAATTGTAGGGGTGAGCTGAGGGTGGTGGGAAATGTCAAGGTGAAGGGAAAAGACTATTTTGCCCAAGCCCAGGGTCATGCTGATTGTCTGGTCAACACTTAGGATGCTGCGTGATGAGGAGCTTTGCCACTGAGGTCAATTCCATTTTAGGCCCAGCACAGtaactcacacttgtaatctcagaactttgggaggctgagactggtggattacttgaggtcaggagtttgagaccatcctggcgatcatgccaaaacactgtctctactaaaaatgcaaaaattaactatgtgtggtggcgggcgcctgcaattccagctacttgggaggctgaggcaggagaattgcttgaacccaggagatggaggttacagtgagcagacatcctgccactacactccagcctgggtgacagagcgagactctgtatcaaaaaaataaaaatagaaagatccATTTGAGGCTGAGTCTTTTCACCATCATTTATAGGAATGGATCAAGTTCACAGAATCCCTAAAGCttcctttcctcatctgtcagGCAGAAAAACCACATCTCTGGGCTACACGAGCCCAGCGGAGACACAGGCAGAAGGGACAAACCCAGACAGGATCCTGCAACATCAGCTGGGGTGGGCAGGCTGCAGGCGTCCCTCACATGCCTGTATCATCAGCAAACCATCTGTCACTTTCACCACTCTTTGCGCCTGCTCCCTGACCTCTGTTTCAGAGTCATGCATTTCCTAGGTAATTAATTTACCTGGATCTCAAAACAACCCATTACGACAGGGAATTAGAGATGGAATCATTCGTGTTCACCAAGCTGTGGGGCACAGAGCTGATGTTCtgaaatgtgcaggtttgctgaGCATCCTCCTCTACGGTGCCCACTTCGCTTCCTCACTTCCCATCATCTTCTTAACAACTAtcttgttggctgggcacggaggctcaagcctgtaatcccagcactttgggaggccgaggcgggtggatcacgtgaggtcaagagtttgaggattgtctggccaacatggtgaaaccctgtctctacttaaaatataaaaattagccaggtgtggtggcccacgcttgtaatcctgggtacgcaggaggctgaggcaggagaatcgcttgaacccgggaggcgggggttgcggGGAGCTGAGAGGTCAcagctgcactctagcctggacaatcaaagtgaaactccttctcaaagaaaaaaaattatctcatttgtttttattttcatttattcattcctgacaggggtcttgctatgttacccagactggtcttaaactcctaggctcaagttatcctcttgcctcagactccctaagtgctaggattacaggcatgagccaccatccctggcctatTTTTCATCATCTTAACTTAGACACACATCCTCAGGAAGAATTCGGAAAGGCACCCTCACTAGATCTGAACCTTCCAGTAGCTGGCTTCCTAGCATGGCAGCCTCTCTATAGCATCTCCCCCAGTTGATTCCTCTGCCTTTATTGGGATGGTTGCATGATACCCATTTCAGGACAGAGCCACCAACGGGACAATACATGGACATTCTAGTGTCCCCTTCATTGTTACATCCTCATGGGCTGGCTCTCAGTAGATGCCCACTAGCGTTTACTGTAACATAGGCTCTGCTGTGGTCTGCAGAGAAAGCTCACCACCGTCCCTCACCTGAGTAGCTGGTCCAGGTGACCTTTGAGGAAAGAAACAGAGTTCATATAAAGCTTTTGGAGGTAGCGCAGCTTGAGGAACTGAGAGTTGAACTGGGTAACAAACTCCTTCTGCTTTGTGGAAACGTAGTGAGAGACATCCACGTGGGAGAGATCGAGCTTCTGAAGATTCCCCATCTGGCCCAGGTATGGGGTAAACTGTGCCAGGATGGGCAGTATCCAACTGCAATtcacttccacctcctggatacAGTCCAGGTTCACCATTTTCAGGATGCTTCTGATATTGTGGAAGGGCATTCCCAAAATTCTCAGCTTCTTACAGCACAGGTGTAGTAAATCTTCCCTCTGCTTGATCCACAGAAGGAGGCAGGTGAGGTATTCATCCAGAGTCCCGGTCTGGAGCCACAGGTCTATGAACACAGTGAAGGGCTGCTGTCCTCTCATGCTTGGACAGTCCTGCACTGGTTTTCTATTCCTCATGGCATTGGGGAAGCACTCATGGGCCACGGATTCAGACCAAACCATCCAGAAGTTCTCACTGACatcctgtaaatccagcacttgaAGCTTCCACCTCCTGTGGGAAAATAGAGGCGAGGCTGAGAAGGTAAGGACTCACTTCTGAACTTATACTCCACATCCTGGATAGCAGCTACTCCCCTCCCtgcttcttctccctctctctgactATTCTCCACCCTGTTTTCCCCTTGGATCCTGCCcagttccacttttctttttttagacaacgtttccctctgtcacccaggctggagtgcagtggtgtgatctcagctgactgcaacctccacctcccaggtttaaatgattctgctgcctcaacgtggcaagtgtctgggattacaggctcctgtcaccatgcccagctaatttttgtagttttagtagagtcagtgtttcaccatgttgggacaggttggtctcaaactcctgaccctacgtgatctgcctgccttggcctcccaaagtgctgggattacactgtgagccaccacgcccggcccagttcTTACTTTTCGTGGTGCCTTTCAGTGCCACTAGAGGAGAGGTTCCTGTTACCTCCATGGACGCTGGGTGGTGAGCAGTCCTTTCCCTGCGGAGCTGCGGAATGGCCAAGGCCTCTTTGAGCTTTCCCACCAGCGCCATCCCCTCTTGGGCCTCCCCACTTCTCATGACCCATCTGGTCCTTCTCTGGACACCTGGGCCCTCCCCACCAGCCCACCTGGGCCACCTCACCTGAGACGAACCCCCTGGGTAACCAGTGCATCAAGCCCATCGAGCACAGCTTGGAAGGTCTCCAGACAACCCATCTTTATCAGAGGCCTCAGAGGGAGGCGGCGGAAGGGCCAGGCCTGCACCATCAGCTTCAGGGCCTCACAGTGGCTCCTGCTGAAGGCCTCCATGAACAGCGGGGGAAAAAGTTCTGTGGGCAGCTCCTCCAGGGTGGACATGGTCAAGGCCTGTTTCCTCAGCAGGCTCCGCGCCGCCAGCTCCAGAAGTCTGGGTGGAGTCCGGATGCTCATCTTCACCAATCTGCAAGGAAAAGTTCCACAGGACAAATCCAGAGAAAAGGCATCACTCTCAGGCCAAGCCCCTGCAATCTCATCTTCTCCTATGGCCAAAGTCACTGCTCTGGCAAGGGTGAAAGAGTCCTCAGTTTACTCCAATTCTACTCTGTAATCAGCAGCCACAGAGCCAGCATTCTGCCTCTGCTGCATCAGCATGAGCATCTCCTAAGCAGTGAGGAGGCAGGACCCGCACTAGCCCTTCCTCTCTGTCCAGTGCTCCATCCAGTGACTAGTGAGCATGGAGGAACCTGAAAGTTAATCCCTCCCACCTTTGGGGGAAATTTCTAATTACTCAAGATTCTAAAACATTGGGAATGGGAGCGTCACAAGCCTACATGCCTACATTCTCAGTTCCTACAAATAAGCGGGTTGGGAACATTCATGGGGCACCCCTAGAAcggtttctatttgttttcttttcattatttaagctttctttctctttctctctttcttctttccatctttccctctctccctcccttctttgttttttccctctccttctttccttccttccctccctcttttctctttttttctttctttcttccctccctccctcccaccttccttcctccctccctccctccattccttccttccttccttccttccttccttccttccttccttccttccttccttccttctctccattcctccctcccttctttctttctgtctctctctctctctgtctctgtctctttctctctctctctctttctttctgacaacatcttgctctgtcacggagcctggagtgcagtggtgcgatctccgctcagtgcagctttgacctcccaggctcaaaggattcttccacctcagcctcccaagtagctgggaccacaggcatgcatcaccatgaccagctaatcttttattttttttgactttttgtaaaGAGAgtgagtttcactatgttgtccaggctggtcttgaactcctagactgaAACAAtccacccacttggcctcccaaagtgctgggtctacaggcataagcctccaCCCCAACCTCGTTATTGAAAATTTCAGTGAGAAGCTTTGAAAGCTATTTGACAGTGTTATGCGTCATTCACAAGACAGATGTTTCTAATGCAAACCTTTTacacatattaaaaatgaaatactttggctatgcgtggtgactcacacctgtaatcccagcactttcagaggccaaggaaggtggatcatctgaggtcaggagttcgagaccggctgaccaacatggtaaaaccctacctctactaaaattacaaatattagcctggtgcagtggtgtgcgcctgtagtccaagctactactattagggaggctgaggcaggaggatcacttgaacccaggaggcagaggtcgcagtgagctgacattataccattgcactccagcctgggaaataggctagattcacagacacacacacacacacaaaaagagagagagagagcgagagagaataCGTTTGATTAGACTTCAGTTACTCCTCGTTGAATTTTTGGCTTTCTTCTAGGTTAACGGATTGAATTAGATATTCATCCACTGAAGTGAAAGATTTAGGGATAAGGTGAAAGTCCAGGACTCATTCACTGATTCACTCCACAAACTTGGAGTTTTACTAATATGTGTCCTTCATAGTCTTGAGTGTGAGATAGGGAAGGGTCGAATCTCTTCCTGACattagacagaaagaaaaaaacttgaaagcatCTTTGTTGAGGGACCTTGGCCACatcaaatttatcaaaatatttcagagtTAAAACAGTTTTACAAAGACAGACATGACAGTTCCTAAGAAAACACAGTAGAAATCTTCATGTATCCAATGATCACCTGGGTGgtataatttaatatttgttgGAGTAGGGGGagctgatgcccaggctggagtgcagttgcacaatcttggctcactgtaacctccaacttccaggttcaagcgattctcatgcttcagccttccaCATAGCTGGTATTATAAGCAGGCACCCCCACACCCATGTCTCCATTCAGGTGGAAGAGTTATAATGAAGATgtgatttgtttaaaattaagGTCAACGATCTTCTttggttaagatttttttttttttgacaggatcttactctgttgcccaggctggagtacagcagtggtGTGagtatggctcactgcaacctcaatcttctgggctcaagcgattctcccacctcagccacccaaacaactgggaatacagatgcatgccaccatgcccggctaatgtaaattttttttttgtagaggccgACCACCATTGACTCACGGCTGTAATTCCACCAgtttgggcggccaaggcaggtgtatcacttgaggtcaggaattaaaGACCaaactggccagcatggtaaaaccccacctctactaaaaatacaaaaattagccaggcatggtgacaaatggatgtaatatcagctactcaggagactgaggcatgagaattgcttgagcctgggaggcggaggttgctgtgagtcgagatcatgccactgcactccagccttggcaacagagtaagactccatcccccctcctcaaaagaagaatatttggtagagatgcatttttgccatgtttcccaggttggtctcaaacccctgggctcaaatgatcctcccactttggcctcccagagtattggggttacaggcatgagtcactgctcccatCAAGAATTATGAAATGACATAAACGAAAGCACAatccaattttttgaaataaagacaaaactgCATTTAGAGGGAAAAATTCAAACCTTCAAATTGttcatatgagaaaaaaaaaaaaaccggataTAACTCTGTGCCATCTTAGGCTGCACTGTCACCATCCCAGACAGGCTGAAGGTCAGATGGGAGTGTCCTTACAGAAAATTAGGGACTTACCAGATGTGGACTGAGCTTGCAGGGTGCTCAGACCTCAGGAAGAACCAAGCAGTAACTCCAGGCTTGAAGACTTTGGGTCGCTCCTCTGGGTCTTCAGAAGCTTTTATTGACCTTTCTAATCACAACTCCCACCCATGCCTCTCCACTTATCCACTGCTAGCTTCCAATCAACAAGTGATATCTGATTGGATTTCTGAAGCTCCACCCAGTTAATCCTGATTGTGTTTTTGGCTCTCTTCAGATTAATGGATTGTGCCAGATATCCATTCATATCAGATATCCATACTAAATTCATGAATCATGAAATTGACAGTGTTAGGGATAGGGTGGAAGtcaagaattcattcattcaaggcCGGgcgaggtagctcatgcctataaccccagcactttgggaggaaaagttgtgtggatcacctgaggtcaggtgttcaagaccaaccatgccaacatggtgaaaccgcatctcttcaaaaatacaaaaattagccaggaatgatggtgggtgcctgtaatccagctactcaggaggctgaggcaggacaattgctgaacccaagaggcaatggttgcagggagccaagattgcatcattgcactccagtctgggtgacagagggagactctgttgaaaatgaaaaaaaaattcattcattcatgaactCCACCAATACTGATGGAATTTTACTAATATGTGTCCTGCATAGTCCTGAGTTGGAGGCAGGGAAGGGTTTGATCTGTTCTGGGCAttagacagaaaaaataaaatctgaaagtaGTGTTGTCAGGAGTCTTTGGCcacatcaaaattataaaaatgacttatatttaaaatagctttataa
The genomic region above belongs to Piliocolobus tephrosceles isolate RC106 chromosome 1, ASM277652v3, whole genome shotgun sequence and contains:
- the LOC111526337 gene encoding PRAME family member 5-like gives rise to the protein MSIRTPPRLLELAARSLLRKQALTMSTLEELPTELFPPLFMEAFSRSHCEALKLMVQAWPFRRLPLRPLIKMGCLETFQAVLDGLDALVTQGVRLRRWKLQVLDLQDVSENFWMVWSESVAHECFPNAMRNRKPVQDCPSMRGQQPFTVFIDLWLQTGTLDEYLTCLLLWIKQREDLLHLCCKKLRILGMPFHNIRSILKMVNLDCIQEVEVNCSWILPILAQFTPYLGQMGNLQKLDLSHVDVSHYVSTKQKEFVTQFNSQFLKLRYLQKLYMNSVSFLKGHLDQLLSCLKTPLKILAITNCVLLESDLRHLSQCPSVSQLKTLDLKGIRLANFCLVPLQVLLEKVAGTLEYLDLDDCGIVDSQVSTILPALSRCFELTTFSFCGNPISMATLENLLCHTIRLNNLCLELYPAPRDSFDADGTLCRSRFDQLRAELMGRVRDLRHPKRILFCTDYCADCGNRTFYGLDIDQCCC